From one Comamonas piscis genomic stretch:
- a CDS encoding NAD(P)-dependent oxidoreductase: MSHITVLGLGAMGSRMSAQLLAAGHALTVWNRSPHAVQALIDAGARHAASPAEAASGAEVVIAMLRDDEASRQVWLDANTGALAGMVPTAIAIDSSTLTPGWVRELGRRMQERGISFLEAPVSGSRAQADAGQLTYLVGGDAPTLARCLPILQTLGSGVEHVGALGHGALAKLATNAMLGIQVTGLAEAIAMLERQQANTSEVLNAMAKTSVWAPVFTYLSSTMVQRQFEPQFPVELMEKDFGYTLREAGSNANAPTLAAAHAVFQRARAQGLGLENMTSVVQLFRAEK, encoded by the coding sequence ATGAGTCATATAACCGTTTTGGGCTTGGGCGCAATGGGATCGCGAATGTCTGCCCAATTGCTTGCAGCCGGGCATGCGCTAACCGTTTGGAATCGGTCCCCCCACGCCGTGCAAGCACTGATAGACGCGGGGGCTCGCCATGCCGCCTCACCAGCAGAGGCAGCCAGTGGCGCAGAGGTGGTGATTGCCATGCTGCGTGACGATGAGGCATCGCGGCAGGTTTGGCTCGATGCAAACACCGGCGCACTTGCAGGCATGGTGCCGACGGCCATCGCTATCGATAGCTCCACCCTCACGCCTGGGTGGGTCCGAGAACTTGGCCGCCGTATGCAAGAGCGTGGCATCTCCTTTTTGGAGGCACCCGTCTCAGGCTCACGTGCGCAGGCAGATGCAGGCCAACTGACTTACCTGGTTGGCGGTGATGCACCGACGCTTGCCCGCTGCCTGCCCATTCTTCAGACGCTGGGATCCGGTGTAGAACATGTGGGTGCACTTGGCCATGGAGCCCTTGCAAAACTGGCCACCAATGCCATGCTCGGCATTCAGGTGACCGGTCTGGCAGAAGCCATTGCCATGCTGGAGCGCCAGCAAGCCAATACGTCTGAAGTCCTGAACGCCATGGCAAAGACCTCCGTCTGGGCTCCTGTATTTACCTATCTCTCCAGCACGATGGTGCAGCGGCAGTTTGAACCTCAGTTCCCTGTGGAACTGATGGAAAAGGATTTTGGCTACACCTTGCGGGAAGCTGGCTCAAACGCCAATGCACCGACACTCGCGGCTGCCCACGCGGTCTTCCAACGGGCCCGTGCACAAGGTCTGGGTTTAGAAAACATGACCAGCGTCGTGCAACTGTTTCGCGCAGAAAAATGA
- a CDS encoding HAD family hydrolase gives MNGLQIDTVIFDLGNVLIQWDPRHLYRKIFGPDVAAMEAFLAEVCSPDWNERQDQGRPWREGIAEAIERHPSQEANIRAFYDRWEEMMPGANDEVVDLLRELGQGHLRLLALTNWSTETFPIAQARFDFLNWFEGIVVSGHERLVKPQADIFELTIQRFGLIPTSTLFIDDSLRNVEAARRAGMNAIHFVGVDDLRARLREVGLAIA, from the coding sequence ATGAACGGACTGCAGATAGATACCGTCATTTTTGACCTCGGCAATGTGCTGATCCAATGGGACCCGAGGCACTTGTACCGAAAGATTTTTGGTCCCGACGTCGCAGCTATGGAAGCCTTCTTGGCAGAGGTGTGCAGCCCTGATTGGAACGAGCGTCAGGACCAGGGCCGGCCATGGCGTGAAGGCATTGCAGAGGCCATTGAAAGGCATCCGTCCCAGGAGGCGAACATCCGTGCCTTCTACGATCGCTGGGAGGAAATGATGCCTGGTGCAAACGACGAGGTGGTGGACCTATTGAGGGAGCTAGGCCAAGGCCATCTGCGCTTGCTGGCACTGACCAACTGGTCCACCGAAACCTTTCCCATCGCACAAGCGCGGTTTGACTTTCTCAACTGGTTCGAGGGTATTGTTGTCTCCGGTCACGAGCGGCTGGTAAAGCCTCAAGCCGATATTTTTGAACTCACCATCCAACGATTCGGCTTGATCCCCACATCTACCCTCTTCATTGATGACAGCCTGCGGAATGTGGAAGCGGCCAGGCGTGCGGGAATGAATGCCATCCATTTTGTCGGCGTTGATGATCTGCGTGCGCGACTCAGAGAGGTTGGGCTGGCGATTGCTTAA
- a CDS encoding cupin domain-containing protein, with amino-acid sequence MSKRLIAAGASMLISTGIAQAQGIHISPAGTPATMIGAAENFSGHVAVDIKAAGDSAQQGSVGMVDFAPGARTAWHTHPVGQLLVVTDGKGWIQQDGQTRQNIQAGDVVWIDADVRHWHGAAATTGMRHMAVTYLKNGKNADWKELVSDAQYNPR; translated from the coding sequence ATGAGCAAGCGATTGATAGCAGCCGGCGCCTCCATGCTGATCAGCACTGGCATCGCCCAAGCCCAGGGCATCCACATCAGCCCCGCCGGCACACCGGCCACGATGATCGGCGCGGCGGAGAACTTCAGCGGCCATGTCGCGGTAGACATCAAGGCGGCGGGCGACAGCGCGCAGCAAGGCAGTGTGGGCATGGTGGACTTTGCACCGGGGGCCCGCACCGCCTGGCACACCCACCCTGTCGGGCAACTGCTGGTGGTGACGGATGGCAAGGGCTGGATACAGCAAGACGGCCAGACCCGGCAGAACATCCAGGCCGGCGATGTCGTCTGGATCGACGCCGATGTGCGCCACTGGCATGGGGCCGCCGCAACTACCGGCATGCGCCATATGGCGGTGACCTATCTCAAGAACGGCAAGAACGCCGACTGGAAGGAGCTCGTCAGCGATGCGCAATACAACCCCCGCTAA
- a CDS encoding carboxymuconolactone decarboxylase family protein, which produces MRNTTPAKYMQQLVCAAGLVLMAGESSAQNTATSPAANSAQACTPHGKTQAPSQVLSAQQQAILPIAAFAAAGDMARLTPSLQAGLEAGLSVSDIREVLVQLYAYAGFPRSLNALNAFMQLLQQREKSGIVDAPGCVPSKPIVQGDALRAAGRANQTQLVGAPVQGPLFDFAPAIGEYLQSHLFGAIFERDNLDWHSRELATVGMLSALPGAESQLQSHMRMSLNVGLSAAQLKQAVQVLDARVDKTSSERASSALAKTLAASTTPER; this is translated from the coding sequence ATGCGCAATACAACCCCCGCTAAATATATGCAGCAGCTGGTGTGCGCGGCTGGCCTGGTGCTGATGGCCGGCGAATCATCGGCACAGAACACGGCAACTAGCCCGGCTGCCAACAGCGCACAGGCCTGCACGCCCCACGGTAAAACCCAAGCACCCTCACAGGTGCTGAGCGCCCAGCAGCAGGCCATCTTGCCGATTGCAGCGTTTGCGGCAGCAGGTGATATGGCGCGTCTCACGCCCAGCCTGCAGGCCGGGTTGGAGGCGGGCCTGAGCGTCAGCGATATCCGCGAAGTGCTGGTGCAGCTCTATGCCTATGCCGGCTTTCCGCGCAGCCTCAATGCGCTGAACGCCTTCATGCAGCTGCTGCAGCAGCGAGAAAAAAGCGGCATCGTCGATGCACCCGGCTGCGTCCCCAGCAAGCCCATTGTCCAAGGCGATGCGCTGCGCGCTGCTGGCCGTGCCAACCAGACCCAGCTGGTTGGCGCCCCGGTGCAGGGGCCTTTGTTTGACTTTGCGCCTGCCATTGGCGAGTACCTGCAGTCGCACCTGTTTGGCGCCATCTTTGAGCGCGACAACCTCGACTGGCACAGCCGCGAGCTGGCCACGGTCGGCATGCTGTCGGCGCTACCAGGGGCCGAATCGCAGCTGCAATCGCATATGCGCATGAGCCTGAATGTGGGGCTGAGCGCCGCGCAGCTGAAGCAGGCCGTGCAGGTGCTGGATGCGCGGGTGGACAAGACCAGCAGCGAGCGTGCCAGCTCGGCGCTGGCCAAGACCCTGGCAGCGTCAACCACTCCCGAGCGCTAA
- a CDS encoding efflux transporter outer membrane subunit, with amino-acid sequence MQIFPIASALAAALALAGCVSAPPQVQQSPLQALDVPAQWQRSDAAQGDAVSQGWWRSFGSTELDALVADAQQHSLDVAAAMARVQQAQASARYAGAELLPTVNATAQAGHQGRLGGHAETTGRNLSVGLAASYELDLWGRLQSQRDAAGAALRASSFDHDTVRLSVTAAVADAWLLNVGLRERGDIAQRNLQTAERLLALVESKASFGAATSLELAQQRGLVAAQRRALAALDQQQADAQRSLALLLGQAQGPAVSQSSVLALQVPRIDQGEPIALVTRRPDIARAEARLQAADADLEAARAAMLPRLTLTAELGAQGRQLHRVLDNPLYSLAAGLAAPIFDAGRLAANRDLVMAQREELLLAYRQSIVQAFSDVQTALNAVAGVQQQALAQQEELRQARRALALAEARYRAGAETQLVLLDTQRSLYQAQDLAVQLQQERLRASVALYKALGGGWGQGAQAQGE; translated from the coding sequence ATGCAGATCTTCCCAATCGCCAGCGCGCTGGCAGCGGCCCTGGCGCTGGCCGGCTGTGTATCGGCGCCGCCGCAGGTGCAGCAGTCGCCACTGCAAGCGCTGGATGTACCGGCCCAATGGCAGCGCAGTGACGCGGCCCAAGGCGATGCCGTCAGCCAGGGCTGGTGGCGCAGCTTTGGCAGCACGGAGCTGGATGCGCTGGTGGCCGATGCCCAGCAGCACAGCCTGGATGTGGCCGCCGCGATGGCGCGGGTGCAGCAGGCACAGGCCAGCGCCCGCTATGCCGGGGCCGAGCTATTGCCTACGGTCAATGCCACGGCCCAGGCCGGGCACCAAGGGCGGCTGGGCGGCCATGCCGAGACGACGGGGCGTAATTTGTCCGTCGGCCTGGCCGCCAGTTATGAGTTGGATCTCTGGGGGCGTCTGCAGTCGCAGCGCGATGCGGCGGGCGCTGCGCTGCGCGCCAGCAGTTTTGACCATGACACGGTGCGCCTGTCGGTCACCGCCGCAGTCGCAGATGCCTGGCTGCTGAACGTGGGCCTGCGTGAGCGCGGCGATATTGCCCAGCGCAATCTGCAAACCGCTGAGCGCCTGCTGGCGCTGGTCGAATCCAAGGCCAGTTTTGGCGCGGCCACATCGCTGGAGCTGGCGCAGCAACGCGGCCTGGTGGCGGCACAGCGCCGGGCGCTGGCGGCCCTGGACCAGCAGCAGGCCGATGCCCAGCGCAGCCTGGCCTTGCTGCTGGGCCAGGCGCAAGGCCCTGCCGTCAGCCAAAGCAGTGTGCTGGCCTTGCAGGTGCCCCGCATCGACCAGGGCGAGCCCATTGCGCTGGTCACCCGCCGGCCCGATATTGCCCGCGCCGAGGCCCGCTTGCAGGCGGCTGATGCCGACCTGGAGGCCGCACGTGCCGCCATGCTGCCCCGCCTGACCTTGACGGCCGAGCTGGGCGCACAAGGCCGGCAGTTGCACCGCGTGCTGGACAACCCGCTGTACTCGCTGGCCGCAGGCTTGGCCGCCCCCATTTTTGATGCGGGCCGCCTGGCCGCCAACCGCGACCTGGTGATGGCCCAGCGCGAGGAGCTGCTGCTGGCCTACCGCCAGAGCATCGTCCAGGCCTTCAGCGATGTGCAGACCGCCTTGAATGCCGTTGCCGGTGTGCAGCAGCAGGCGCTGGCGCAGCAAGAAGAACTGCGCCAGGCCCGCAGGGCACTGGCCTTGGCGGAGGCCCGCTACCGCGCCGGCGCTGAGACGCAGCTGGTGCTGCTCGATACCCAGCGCTCGCTGTACCAAGCCCAAGACTTGGCGGTACAGCTGCAGCAAGAGCGCCTGCGCGCCAGCGTGGCCTTGTACAAGGCGCTGGGCGGTGGCTGGGGGCAGGGCGCGCAGGCGCAGGGGGAGTAG